AATCGTTTGGAACTAGCGCAATTTCACCTAAAAAGTGTGAACCTTCATCTGTTTCAATCAAAGTTTTTAGACTATCATAACCCTGCTCTGCTTCAAAATCAACGATTTTCCCGTTTTCAAAAGTGATTTTAAAGTTATCAATTAAATTACCACCATAACTTAGTGGTTTTGTGCTGGAAACATATCCATTAACACCTGTTTTTAAAGGCAGAGTAAATACTTCTTCTGTAGGAATGTTAGCAAAGAATTCGATTCCTTGTTCATTCAGCGAGCTCCCGCCTGTCCAAAGATGTTTTTCATGAAGCTCTATTGTTAGTTTTGTACCAGGTGCTTCATAATGTAAATACTTGTATTTTTTCTTATTTAAAAAGTCTGCTTTGTTATGCAAATTTTCATCATGTTCTTTCCATGCTTGAATAGGGTCCTCTACATCTACTCTGGCAATCTTGAAGATGGCATCCCAAAGCTTTGCAATCTGTTCTTCCTCTGGAACGTTTGGAAATACTTTAGCTGCCCATGCTTTTGATGGTGTGGCTAAAACATTCCAGCTTGTTTTATCAGCTTGGATATACTGACCGAATTTCTTATAAGCTTGTCCTGCGGCTTTTTGAAATGCAGCAATTTTTTCTGTGTTGACCCCTTTTAATAAATCTGGATCGTCTGAAACTATGGATAACACTGCAGTACCTTCCTCAACAAGTTTCGTCTGACCATCGGCTTTCCAAGTAGGAAAGTCTTGAAAAGATTCTAACGGTGCTAGATCATACTTGATACGGGTGATTTGGCTATCTCTCCAGTCTACGATTACATCCTTTGCTCCAAGTTCATAAGCTTTTTTTGTGATTAAACGAACAAAATTTGAACTTGTAAGATCACATCTTATTAATAGTTTTTGACCTTTTTGAATATTGACACCATTTTTTAGTGCAATTTCAACATATTTTTCAAGATTATGCTCAAAATGATTCATATATAAATCCCACCTTTATAAAAAATATAAAACCCCACTTCAAATGGAAAAAAACAAAAGTGGGGGAGATTACTTTATCATATTTGTTTAAAAAGCCCAATTTCCGTTACGGAATAATGGTTCTTTTTTTCCATCCGCTGTTTCACCATCAATGTTCATTTCTGCTGAACCAACCATAAAGTCTTGATGTACTAAACTATTGTTTGCACCTAATTCAGCAAGCTGGTCTCTTGTCATTTGCTTCCCATCTTCAAAGCTGAATGCATAGGCACTACCGATTGCAAGGTGATTAGAAGCATTTTCATCAAATAACGTGTTGTAAAAAATAAGATTGGAATTTGAGATCGGTGAATTATGTGGAACTAGCGCCACTTCACCTAAAAAGTGTGAACCTTCATCTGTTTCAATCAAAGTTTTTAGAGTATCATAACCCTGTTCTGCTTCGAAATCTACGATTTTCC
The window above is part of the Chengkuizengella sp. SCS-71B genome. Proteins encoded here:
- a CDS encoding aminopeptidase, whose product is MNHFEHNLEKYVEIALKNGVNIQKGQKLLIRCDLTSSNFVRLITKKAYELGAKDVIVDWRDSQITRIKYDLAPLESFQDFPTWKADGQTKLVEEGTAVLSIVSDDPDLLKGVNTEKIAAFQKAAGQAYKKFGQYIQADKTSWNVLATPSKAWAAKVFPNVPEEEQIAKLWDAIFKIARVDVEDPIQAWKEHDENLHNKADFLNKKKYKYLHYEAPGTKLTIELHEKHLWTGGSSLNEQGIEFFANIPTEEVFTLPLKTGVNGYVSSTKPLSYGGNLIDNFKITFENGKIVDFEAEQGYDSLKTLIETDEGSHFLGEIALVPNDSPISNSKLIFYNTLFDENASNHLAIGSAYAFNLEGGTQMTREELDQLGANDSLVHEDFMIGSAEMNIDGETANGKREPLFRNGNWAF